In a genomic window of Meleagris gallopavo isolate NT-WF06-2002-E0010 breed Aviagen turkey brand Nicholas breeding stock chromosome 1, Turkey_5.1, whole genome shotgun sequence:
- the LOC100550171 gene encoding olfactory receptor 10AC1-like, with translation MPCEGCMERDNESTDATMEFLLLGFSELFCLRVFLFLIFLIIHLVTLAGNTMIFIAVFMEHSRPPMLFFLCQLSIIELCYTLVIVPKALLGLMVMNGITISFTGCAAQMYLFVGLGGAECFLLAAMSYDRYIAICQPLHYAVVMSEGLCLRLCIACCLGGFAVALGLTVSVFHLPFCQSHHINHFFCDIPAVLHLACTHSYTPELPLLAACVLLLLLPLVLILTSYVCIAAVLLRITSSLRRGKAFSTCFSHLAITLLHYGCASFMYIRPKSSYSPARDKMVSLVYTNITPLLYPLIYSLRNKEIRGVLRKMLRRKRIAQQNWGTIRAVTDVN, from the coding sequence ATGCCATGTGAAGGCTGCATGGAGAGGGACAATGAGAGCACTGATGCAACCATGGAGTTCCTCCTTCTTGGCTTCTCTGAGCTGTTCTGTCTGCGGGTCTTCCTCTTTCTTATCTTTCTCATCATCCATTTGGTCACACTGGCCGGGAATACGATGATCTTCATTGCTGTGTTTATGGAGCACTCTCGTCCTCccatgcttttcttcctctgccagctctctATCATTGAGCTTTGCTACACCTTAGTCATTGTCCCTAAGGCACTCCTTGGCCTGATGGTTATGAATGGCATCACCATTTCCTTCACAGGCTGTGCTGCCCAGATGTACCTTTTTGTGGGACTCGGTGGAGCTGAGTGCTTTCTCCTGGCAGCCATGTCGTATGACCGCTACATTGCCATCTGCCAGCCCCTACACTATGCAGTGGTGATGAGCGAGGGACTCTGTCTTAGGCTGTGCATAGCATGCTGTCTGGGAGGCTTTGCTGTTGCCCTGGGGTTGACAGTgtctgttttccacttacctTTCTGTCAGTCACATCACATCAACCACTTCTTCTGTGACATCCCCGCAGTGCTGCACCTGGCCTGCACACACAGCTACACCCCCGAGCTTCCCCTGCTGGCGGCCTGCGTGCTCCTCCTGCTACTTCCCTTAGTCCTGATCCTGACCTCTTACGTGtgtattgctgctgttttgctaCGTATCACTTCCTCCCTCAGAAGGGGCAAGGCCTTTTCCACCTGCTTTTCACACTTGGCCATCACCTTGCTACACTATGGATGTGCCTCCTTCATGTACATTCGTCCTAAGTCCAGTTACTCACCAGCTCGAGACAAGATGGTTTCTCTAGTCTACACCAATATTACTCCATTACTATACCCCCTTATTTATAGCTTGAGGAACAAGGAAATCAGAGGAGTCCTAAGGAAAATGTTGAGGAGGAAGAGAATAGCTCAGCAGAACTGGGGTACTATCAGAGCTGTTACAGATGTGAACTAA